One region of Methanomassiliicoccales archaeon genomic DNA includes:
- a CDS encoding HD domain-containing protein, whose product MRGSFRLPCGTNVTLDKIIDRINNDQEILSLWRASNVMAIDRMGYNDHGPTHVKIVATTALRILRILIESGERPNIVEDYGMRNEEAEIIVVLASALHDIGHAVHRNAHEEFSLVLAPPILRRILSEFYSEPALTVLITETLHAMIAHHEECVPLTLEAGIVRIADALDMEKGRARIPFRAGSINIHSVSALAIDKVKIMKGNEKPVRIEIKMNNSAGIFQIDELLRDKIEKSGLRDKLSIVIELPDQEVKILESLKL is encoded by the coding sequence ATGAGAGGAAGTTTTCGACTCCCTTGCGGTACAAACGTCACACTTGACAAGATTATCGATAGAATCAATAACGATCAGGAAATACTTTCACTCTGGCGGGCTTCAAATGTTATGGCAATCGACAGAATGGGCTACAATGATCACGGACCAACCCATGTTAAGATTGTAGCGACTACTGCACTTAGGATACTACGAATTCTCATTGAAAGTGGCGAAAGACCAAACATCGTAGAAGATTATGGGATGAGAAATGAAGAAGCTGAGATCATTGTTGTGCTTGCTTCTGCACTTCATGATATAGGCCATGCAGTTCATCGCAACGCGCATGAGGAATTCTCACTTGTTTTAGCACCGCCGATTCTGAGAAGGATTCTCTCAGAGTTTTACTCTGAACCTGCGCTTACAGTGCTCATTACCGAAACTCTACATGCAATGATTGCTCATCACGAGGAATGTGTTCCTCTGACGCTTGAAGCTGGAATAGTAAGAATTGCTGATGCACTTGATATGGAGAAAGGGAGGGCGAGGATACCGTTTAGGGCGGGAAGCATCAATATTCATTCCGTATCAGCTCTTGCGATTGACAAAGTTAAAATCATGAAAGGAAATGAAAAGCCAGTCAGAATCGAAATAAAGATGAACAACTCTGCTGGCATCTTTCAAATTGATGAATTGTTGCGCGATAAAATAGAAAAATCTGGTCTAAGAGATAAACTAAGTATTGTGATTGAGCTTCCAGATCAGGAAGTCAAAATACTCGAGTCTCTTAAACTCTAA